One window of the bacterium genome contains the following:
- a CDS encoding V-type ATP synthase subunit F, which translates to MSTKIATIGERDVILPFKAIGAEVFPVLNVKDAHEILERLIKEDFGIILITDDLLPHIRDLLVQTKGTAVPCIVPIPGSKGSSGFALNEMRELIKKAVGVDIMK; encoded by the coding sequence ATGTCTACTAAAATTGCTACCATAGGGGAAAGGGATGTTATTCTTCCTTTTAAGGCAATAGGAGCTGAAGTATTTCCTGTATTAAATGTTAAAGATGCACATGAGATACTTGAAAGACTGATTAAAGAGGACTTTGGTATAATACTAATCACAGATGATTTATTACCTCATATTAGAGACTTGCTTGTTCAAACTAAAGGGACTGCTGTCCCTTGCATAGTTCCAATTCCCGGTAGTAAGGGTAGTTCTGGGTTTGCGTTAAACGAGATGCGCGAACTAATTAAAAAGGCAGTCGGCGTCGATATAATGAAATGA